A genomic stretch from Anoplolepis gracilipes chromosome 16, ASM4749672v1, whole genome shotgun sequence includes:
- the LOC140674489 gene encoding tectonic-3 isoform X1 produces the protein MFFSLMLFLACINMAYVTKIEDTLSCVNDTDCGESVDSTTYTQNPSYFEDSSNNIEENNSFSTAIPVEITSSRINVTEQQELESTLMTTSSPAVHPVDDDVLILEEKEICECNLIKFSCDINCCCDRDCNQFHLSAFSHCKNYHVELYDSRYCYNRNFIQRNNTAFILEKLGNNLFCILYDNLPSTYNADNDLKLNSEKDLQKMVEKKYKWKLKDNIGLPKYNLSKSYQHGDILWKLHNKSIETIDLLQSGFTGICSFKKTLRYLENWKSACIQNNLTNMNRYLFTTTFNNFTVIKSLPLFNDTFVRKQACQSNICLSVRSHYCQNSFSECNGTRITSLCTNFTCINIVKSLKYVITHNGSAGISNIDAYFDIADTSHAFYQYFEVQYNWIDANETRAFARSGNPGYIMGKPIISGTSRANKSDEIFFNKTNGFLTLPLAGKNGECDRINRHIIAFGEDVKLRCSASLLIKNFTALSCMELQNLTMRLLMMDSLLNASNNAYVSKLGNVVKKDTTDWLRIMFDRIPQSVVSAHTIGKQILCSGLLTSMHLDVLYSKLSEPKSLINYKILGIGITFGKEEDISWPKCSPKNCTDILRINIISHVNFYDISKPSRYHFVGGPNLDITLPYDFFYPFLNNGSKEMETFNIFVLLIIYVTLHTYIYV, from the exons ATGTTCTTTTCGCTAATGCTATTTCTAGCATGTATCAATATGgcatatgtaacaaaaattgaagatACATTAAGCTGTGTAAATGATACAGATTGCGGCGAATCAGTAGATTCAACTACATACACGCAAAATCCATCTTATTTCGAAGATTcatcaaataatatagaagAGAATAATTCATTCTCCACTGCCATTCCCGTAGAGATAACATCCTCAAGAATAAATGTAACGGAGCAACAAGAATTGGAATCAACTTTAATGACAACATCTTCGCCAGCTGTACATCCGGTTGACGATGACGTTCTCATActcgaagaaaaagaaatatgcgaGTGTAATTTGATT aAATTTTCCTGTGATATCAATTGCTGCTGCGACAGAGATTGCAATCAGTTTCATTTGTCTGCTTTTTCGCactgtaaaaattatcatgtaGAGCTTTACGACAGTCGGTATTGTTACAATCGTAATTTCATACAACGAAACAACACAgcttttattcttgaaaaattgggaaataatttattttgcattttatatgacAATCTGCCATCAACATATAACGCCGACAACGACTTA aaactAAACAGTGAAAAAGATCTGCAGAAAATggtagagaaaaaatataaatggaaaCTGAAAGATAATATAGGATTACCCAAGTACAATTTGTCTAAATCTTATCAACATGGAGATATATTGTggaaattacataataaatctATTGAAACAATAg ATCTCTTACAATCTGGATTTACTGGAATATGTTCGTTTAAAAAGACTTTAAGGTATTTGGAAAATTGGAAAAGCGCGtgcatacaaaataatttgacaaatatgAATCGATATTTGTTCACCACgacattcaataattttacagtTATTAAGTCTCTACCATTATTTAACGACACATTCGTTCGTAAACAg GCATGTCAAAGTAATATTTGTTTGTCAGTGAGGAGTCATTACTGTCAAAACTCATTTTCCGAATGCAATGGAACCAGGATAACAAGCCTTTGCACGAACTTTACCTGTATCAATATTGTAAAGAGCCTGAAATATGTAATCACTCATAATGGTTCCGCTGGTATCAGCAATATCGACGCATATTTCGATATAGCCGATACTTCTCACGCTTTCTATCAATATTTCGAGGTCCAATACAATTGGATAGATGCAAATGAAACAAGAGCTTTTGCTCGTAGCGGAAATCCTGGCTATATAATGGGTAAACCCATCATTTCTGGCACTTCTCGTGCTAATAAAAGCGACGAGATCTTCTTCAACAAAACTAATGGATTTCTCACATTGCCCTTGGCTGGGAAAAATGGAGAGTGCGATCGAATCAACAGGCATATCATTGCGTTCGGTGAAGATGTTAAATTGAGATGCTCTGccagtttattaataaaaaatttcaccgCGTTATCTTGCATGGAACTACAGAATCTGACTATGCGTCTCTTGATGATGGACTCTTTGCTAAATGCGAGTAACAACGCTTATGTTTCCAAATTGGGTAATGTCGTGAAGAAAGACACAACCGACTGGTTGCGGATCATGTTCGATAGGATACCGCAAAGTGTTGTCTCCGCGCATACAATCGGGAAACAAATCCTGTGTTCAGGATTACTTACGTCCATGCACTTGGATGTCCTTTATTCGAAATTGTCGGAGCCGAAAAgcttaataaattacaaaatattgggCATTGGCATTACGTTTGGCAAGGAAGAGGATATTAGTTGGCCAAAATGCTCGCCAAAAAATTGCACAGACATCCTGcgtattaacattatttctcacgtcaatttttatgacatttcAAAGCCATCCAGATATCATTTTGTTGGCGGACCTAATTTGGACATTACATTAccttacgattttttttatccttttttaaataatggcTCGAAAGAAATGGAAACGTTCAATATAtttgttcttttaattatttatgtaacattgcatacatatatttatgtttaa
- the LOC140674489 gene encoding tectonic-3 isoform X3 — MTFSYSKKKKYKFSCDINCCCDRDCNQFHLSAFSHCKNYHVELYDSRYCYNRNFIQRNNTAFILEKLGNNLFCILYDNLPSTYNADNDLKLNSEKDLQKMVEKKYKWKLKDNIGLPKYNLSKSYQHGDILWKLHNKSIETIDLLQSGFTGICSFKKTLRYLENWKSACIQNNLTNMNRYLFTTTFNNFTVIKSLPLFNDTFVRKQACQSNICLSVRSHYCQNSFSECNGTRITSLCTNFTCINIVKSLKYVITHNGSAGISNIDAYFDIADTSHAFYQYFEVQYNWIDANETRAFARSGNPGYIMGKPIISGTSRANKSDEIFFNKTNGFLTLPLAGKNGECDRINRHIIAFGEDVKLRCSASLLIKNFTALSCMELQNLTMRLLMMDSLLNASNNAYVSKLGNVVKKDTTDWLRIMFDRIPQSVVSAHTIGKQILCSGLLTSMHLDVLYSKLSEPKSLINYKILGIGITFGKEEDISWPKCSPKNCTDILRINIISHVNFYDISKPSRYHFVGGPNLDITLPYDFFYPFLNNGSKEMETFNIFVLLIIYVTLHTYIYV; from the exons ATGACGTTCTCATActcgaagaaaaagaaatat aAATTTTCCTGTGATATCAATTGCTGCTGCGACAGAGATTGCAATCAGTTTCATTTGTCTGCTTTTTCGCactgtaaaaattatcatgtaGAGCTTTACGACAGTCGGTATTGTTACAATCGTAATTTCATACAACGAAACAACACAgcttttattcttgaaaaattgggaaataatttattttgcattttatatgacAATCTGCCATCAACATATAACGCCGACAACGACTTA aaactAAACAGTGAAAAAGATCTGCAGAAAATggtagagaaaaaatataaatggaaaCTGAAAGATAATATAGGATTACCCAAGTACAATTTGTCTAAATCTTATCAACATGGAGATATATTGTggaaattacataataaatctATTGAAACAATAg ATCTCTTACAATCTGGATTTACTGGAATATGTTCGTTTAAAAAGACTTTAAGGTATTTGGAAAATTGGAAAAGCGCGtgcatacaaaataatttgacaaatatgAATCGATATTTGTTCACCACgacattcaataattttacagtTATTAAGTCTCTACCATTATTTAACGACACATTCGTTCGTAAACAg GCATGTCAAAGTAATATTTGTTTGTCAGTGAGGAGTCATTACTGTCAAAACTCATTTTCCGAATGCAATGGAACCAGGATAACAAGCCTTTGCACGAACTTTACCTGTATCAATATTGTAAAGAGCCTGAAATATGTAATCACTCATAATGGTTCCGCTGGTATCAGCAATATCGACGCATATTTCGATATAGCCGATACTTCTCACGCTTTCTATCAATATTTCGAGGTCCAATACAATTGGATAGATGCAAATGAAACAAGAGCTTTTGCTCGTAGCGGAAATCCTGGCTATATAATGGGTAAACCCATCATTTCTGGCACTTCTCGTGCTAATAAAAGCGACGAGATCTTCTTCAACAAAACTAATGGATTTCTCACATTGCCCTTGGCTGGGAAAAATGGAGAGTGCGATCGAATCAACAGGCATATCATTGCGTTCGGTGAAGATGTTAAATTGAGATGCTCTGccagtttattaataaaaaatttcaccgCGTTATCTTGCATGGAACTACAGAATCTGACTATGCGTCTCTTGATGATGGACTCTTTGCTAAATGCGAGTAACAACGCTTATGTTTCCAAATTGGGTAATGTCGTGAAGAAAGACACAACCGACTGGTTGCGGATCATGTTCGATAGGATACCGCAAAGTGTTGTCTCCGCGCATACAATCGGGAAACAAATCCTGTGTTCAGGATTACTTACGTCCATGCACTTGGATGTCCTTTATTCGAAATTGTCGGAGCCGAAAAgcttaataaattacaaaatattgggCATTGGCATTACGTTTGGCAAGGAAGAGGATATTAGTTGGCCAAAATGCTCGCCAAAAAATTGCACAGACATCCTGcgtattaacattatttctcacgtcaatttttatgacatttcAAAGCCATCCAGATATCATTTTGTTGGCGGACCTAATTTGGACATTACATTAccttacgattttttttatccttttttaaataatggcTCGAAAGAAATGGAAACGTTCAATATAtttgttcttttaattatttatgtaacattgcatacatatatttatgtttaa
- the LOC140674489 gene encoding tectonic-3 isoform X2 encodes MTFSYSKKKKYASKFSCDINCCCDRDCNQFHLSAFSHCKNYHVELYDSRYCYNRNFIQRNNTAFILEKLGNNLFCILYDNLPSTYNADNDLKLNSEKDLQKMVEKKYKWKLKDNIGLPKYNLSKSYQHGDILWKLHNKSIETIDLLQSGFTGICSFKKTLRYLENWKSACIQNNLTNMNRYLFTTTFNNFTVIKSLPLFNDTFVRKQACQSNICLSVRSHYCQNSFSECNGTRITSLCTNFTCINIVKSLKYVITHNGSAGISNIDAYFDIADTSHAFYQYFEVQYNWIDANETRAFARSGNPGYIMGKPIISGTSRANKSDEIFFNKTNGFLTLPLAGKNGECDRINRHIIAFGEDVKLRCSASLLIKNFTALSCMELQNLTMRLLMMDSLLNASNNAYVSKLGNVVKKDTTDWLRIMFDRIPQSVVSAHTIGKQILCSGLLTSMHLDVLYSKLSEPKSLINYKILGIGITFGKEEDISWPKCSPKNCTDILRINIISHVNFYDISKPSRYHFVGGPNLDITLPYDFFYPFLNNGSKEMETFNIFVLLIIYVTLHTYIYV; translated from the exons ATGACGTTCTCATActcgaagaaaaagaaatatgcgaGT aAATTTTCCTGTGATATCAATTGCTGCTGCGACAGAGATTGCAATCAGTTTCATTTGTCTGCTTTTTCGCactgtaaaaattatcatgtaGAGCTTTACGACAGTCGGTATTGTTACAATCGTAATTTCATACAACGAAACAACACAgcttttattcttgaaaaattgggaaataatttattttgcattttatatgacAATCTGCCATCAACATATAACGCCGACAACGACTTA aaactAAACAGTGAAAAAGATCTGCAGAAAATggtagagaaaaaatataaatggaaaCTGAAAGATAATATAGGATTACCCAAGTACAATTTGTCTAAATCTTATCAACATGGAGATATATTGTggaaattacataataaatctATTGAAACAATAg ATCTCTTACAATCTGGATTTACTGGAATATGTTCGTTTAAAAAGACTTTAAGGTATTTGGAAAATTGGAAAAGCGCGtgcatacaaaataatttgacaaatatgAATCGATATTTGTTCACCACgacattcaataattttacagtTATTAAGTCTCTACCATTATTTAACGACACATTCGTTCGTAAACAg GCATGTCAAAGTAATATTTGTTTGTCAGTGAGGAGTCATTACTGTCAAAACTCATTTTCCGAATGCAATGGAACCAGGATAACAAGCCTTTGCACGAACTTTACCTGTATCAATATTGTAAAGAGCCTGAAATATGTAATCACTCATAATGGTTCCGCTGGTATCAGCAATATCGACGCATATTTCGATATAGCCGATACTTCTCACGCTTTCTATCAATATTTCGAGGTCCAATACAATTGGATAGATGCAAATGAAACAAGAGCTTTTGCTCGTAGCGGAAATCCTGGCTATATAATGGGTAAACCCATCATTTCTGGCACTTCTCGTGCTAATAAAAGCGACGAGATCTTCTTCAACAAAACTAATGGATTTCTCACATTGCCCTTGGCTGGGAAAAATGGAGAGTGCGATCGAATCAACAGGCATATCATTGCGTTCGGTGAAGATGTTAAATTGAGATGCTCTGccagtttattaataaaaaatttcaccgCGTTATCTTGCATGGAACTACAGAATCTGACTATGCGTCTCTTGATGATGGACTCTTTGCTAAATGCGAGTAACAACGCTTATGTTTCCAAATTGGGTAATGTCGTGAAGAAAGACACAACCGACTGGTTGCGGATCATGTTCGATAGGATACCGCAAAGTGTTGTCTCCGCGCATACAATCGGGAAACAAATCCTGTGTTCAGGATTACTTACGTCCATGCACTTGGATGTCCTTTATTCGAAATTGTCGGAGCCGAAAAgcttaataaattacaaaatattgggCATTGGCATTACGTTTGGCAAGGAAGAGGATATTAGTTGGCCAAAATGCTCGCCAAAAAATTGCACAGACATCCTGcgtattaacattatttctcacgtcaatttttatgacatttcAAAGCCATCCAGATATCATTTTGTTGGCGGACCTAATTTGGACATTACATTAccttacgattttttttatccttttttaaataatggcTCGAAAGAAATGGAAACGTTCAATATAtttgttcttttaattatttatgtaacattgcatacatatatttatgtttaa
- the LOC140674490 gene encoding B9 domain-containing protein 2-like produces MAELHIIGHISSAKNFKQSHLLCKWNFYVGNGWKIVSGQEEGQTQESCDIYTNNPVWDHPIDLHYTTQTLQNSPKLLLQVFCRDNYGRILFLSYGVHNVPLSPGLHVLECHTWKPIGTWKDRLYDKFLGRTLQLKSPSVLINTLDRFEIFTQSVGTIIVNLHILARNFDKFGCQL; encoded by the exons ATGGCCGAATTGCATATAATTGGGCACATTTCGTCTGCgaagaattttaaacaatcacATCTACTCTGCAAGTGGAATTTTTATGTTG GTAATGGTTGGAAAATTGTATCAGGACAAGAAGAGGGACAAACACAAGAGAGTTGCGatatttatactaataatCCGGTCTGGGATCATCCTATAGACTTGCATTATACAACTCAGACTTTACAAAATTCTccgaaattattattgcaagtGTTTTGTAGAGATAATTATGGAAGGATACTATTTCTTTCGTATGGGGTACACAATGTCCCATTATCTCCTGGCTTGCACGTATTAGAATGTCACACGTGGAAACCTATTG gTACGTGGAAAGACAGACTGTATGACAAATTCTTGGGACGAACTTTGCAATTGAAGTCACCAAGTGTTTTGATCAACACATTAGAtagatttgaaatatttacacaaagtGTGGGAACAATAATCGTTAATTTGCATATTCTGGCAagaaatttcgataaattcgGATGCCAGCTGTAA